A region from the Pseudomonas sp. P8_229 genome encodes:
- the rplE gene encoding 50S ribosomal protein L5 — MARLKEIYRKEIAPKLKEELKLSNVMEVPRVTKITLNMGLGEAIGDKKVIEHAVADLEKITGQKVVVTYARKSIAGFKVREGWPIGVKVTLRRERMYEFLDRLLSISLPRVRDFRGLNAKSFDGRGNYSMGVKEQIIFPEIDYDKIDALRGLDITLTTTAKNDDEGRALLRAFKFPFRN, encoded by the coding sequence ATGGCACGACTAAAAGAGATTTACCGGAAGGAAATCGCTCCGAAACTTAAGGAAGAACTTAAGCTTTCGAACGTGATGGAAGTTCCGCGCGTTACCAAAATCACCCTGAACATGGGTCTGGGCGAAGCGATCGGCGACAAAAAAGTCATCGAGCACGCTGTTGCTGACCTGGAAAAGATCACCGGCCAAAAAGTCGTTGTGACCTACGCTCGTAAATCCATCGCTGGCTTTAAAGTCCGTGAAGGATGGCCGATCGGCGTCAAAGTGACTCTGCGCCGTGAGCGTATGTACGAGTTCCTGGATCGTCTGCTGTCGATCTCCCTGCCTCGGGTTCGCGACTTCCGCGGCCTGAATGCCAAGTCCTTCGATGGTCGTGGCAACTACAGCATGGGCGTGAAAGAGCAGATCATTTTCCCGGAAATCGACTACGACAAGATCGATGCTCTCCGCGGTCTGGACATTACCCTGACCACCACTGCCAAGAACGATGATGAAGGCCGCGCTCTGCTGCGTGCTTTCAAATTCCCGTTCCGCAACTGA
- the rpsC gene encoding 30S ribosomal protein S3 — MGQKVHPIGIRLGIVKEHTSVWYADGRTYADYLFADLKVREYLQDKLKSASVSRIDIHRPAQTARITIHTARPGIVIGKKGEDVEKLRQDLTKQMGVPVHINIEEIRKPELDGMLVAQSVAQQLERRVMFRRAMKRAVQNAMRIGAKGIKIQVSGRLGGAEIARTEWYREGRVPLHTLRADIDYANYEAHTTYGVIGVKVWIFKGEVIGGRQEELKPQAPAPRKKAAK, encoded by the coding sequence ATGGGTCAGAAAGTACATCCCATTGGCATTCGCCTGGGAATCGTCAAGGAGCACACCTCCGTCTGGTACGCAGACGGTCGGACTTATGCGGACTACTTGTTCGCAGATCTGAAAGTGCGTGAGTATCTCCAAGACAAACTAAAAAGCGCGTCCGTAAGCCGTATCGATATCCATCGTCCGGCCCAAACTGCACGCATCACCATCCACACCGCTCGTCCAGGTATCGTTATCGGGAAGAAAGGTGAAGATGTTGAGAAACTGCGTCAGGACCTGACCAAGCAAATGGGTGTGCCTGTGCACATCAATATCGAAGAGATCCGCAAGCCGGAGCTCGACGGTATGCTGGTTGCGCAGAGCGTAGCTCAGCAGCTGGAGCGTCGTGTAATGTTCCGTCGCGCTATGAAGCGCGCAGTACAGAACGCCATGCGCATTGGTGCCAAAGGCATCAAAATCCAAGTGAGCGGTCGTCTCGGCGGTGCTGAAATCGCACGTACTGAATGGTATCGCGAAGGTCGTGTGCCACTGCACACCCTGCGTGCCGACATCGACTATGCCAACTACGAAGCTCACACCACTTATGGTGTGATCGGTGTAAAGGTTTGGATCTTCAAAGGCGAAGTAATTGGTGGTCGCCAAGAAGAGCTGAAGCCACAAGCACCAGCGCCTCGTAAAAAAGCTGCTAAGTAA
- the rpsN gene encoding 30S ribosomal protein S14, whose translation MAKKSMKNRELKRQLTVAKYATKRAALKAIIVDLNASPEARWEATVALQKQPRDASASRMRNRCRLTGRPHGVYRKFGLGRNKLREAAMRGDVPGLVKASW comes from the coding sequence ATGGCCAAGAAGAGCATGAAAAACCGTGAGCTGAAGCGTCAGCTCACTGTTGCCAAGTACGCCACCAAGCGTGCAGCGCTGAAAGCTATCATCGTCGATCTGAACGCAAGTCCAGAAGCGCGTTGGGAAGCTACCGTAGCTCTGCAGAAGCAACCACGTGACGCAAGCGCTTCGCGCATGCGTAACCGTTGCCGCCTGACTGGTCGTCCGCACGGCGTTTACCGCAAGTTCGGCCTGGGCCGTAACAAACTGCGTGAAGCGGCAATGCGTGGTGACGTTCCAGGTCTGGTTAAAGCCAGCTGGTAA
- the rplF gene encoding 50S ribosomal protein L6, with the protein MSRVAKNPVKLPAGVEVKFAGQQLSVKGAKGTLELNIHSSVEIVEEAGELRFAARNGDQQTRAMAGTTRALVNNMVQGVSQGFERKLQLVGVGYKAQAKGTVLNLALGFSHPVDYELPEGITAETPSQTDILIKGIDKQLVGQVAAEIRDFRPPEPYKGKGVRYADEVVRRKEAKKK; encoded by the coding sequence ATGTCTCGCGTCGCTAAGAACCCCGTTAAGCTGCCAGCCGGTGTCGAAGTAAAATTCGCAGGCCAACAGCTTTCGGTGAAGGGTGCCAAGGGTACTCTTGAACTGAACATCCATTCGTCCGTTGAGATCGTTGAAGAAGCTGGTGAGCTGCGTTTCGCTGCTCGCAATGGCGATCAACAAACTCGCGCAATGGCCGGTACCACGCGTGCGTTGGTAAACAACATGGTCCAAGGCGTAAGCCAAGGCTTCGAGCGTAAGCTCCAGCTGGTCGGTGTTGGTTACAAGGCGCAAGCAAAAGGCACGGTTTTGAACCTGGCCCTTGGCTTCTCGCACCCAGTGGATTACGAACTGCCGGAAGGCATCACCGCTGAGACTCCTAGCCAGACCGATATCCTGATCAAGGGCATCGACAAGCAGCTAGTAGGTCAAGTGGCCGCTGAGATCCGCGACTTCCGTCCACCAGAGCCGTACAAAGGCAAAGGTGTGCGCTACGCGGACGAAGTCGTCCGTCGTAAAGAAGCCAAGAAGAAGTAG
- the rplN gene encoding 50S ribosomal protein L14, with amino-acid sequence MIQTQSMLDVADNSGARRVMCIKVLGGSHRRYAGIGDIIKVTVKEAIPRGKVKKGQVMTAVVVRTRHGVRRADGSIIRFDGNAAVLLNNKQEPIGTRIFGPVTRELRTEKFMKIVSLAPEVL; translated from the coding sequence ATGATTCAGACTCAATCCATGCTCGATGTGGCCGATAACAGCGGCGCTCGCCGCGTTATGTGCATCAAGGTGCTGGGTGGCTCCCATCGTCGTTACGCTGGTATCGGTGACATCATCAAAGTTACCGTGAAGGAAGCAATTCCTCGCGGTAAAGTGAAAAAAGGCCAAGTGATGACTGCTGTTGTAGTCCGCACTCGTCACGGCGTACGTCGTGCTGATGGCTCCATTATCCGCTTTGATGGCAACGCTGCTGTTCTTCTGAACAACAAGCAAGAGCCGATCGGCACCCGTATCTTTGGGCCAGTGACCCGTGAACTTCGTACTGAGAAGTTCATGAAGATCGTCTCGCTCGCCCCAGAAGTGCTGTAA
- the rpsQ gene encoding 30S ribosomal protein S17, with product MAEAEKTVRTLTGRVVSDKMDKTITVLIERRVKHPIYGKYVKRSTKLHAHDETNQCHIGDKVTIRETRPMAKTKSWALVDVLERAVEV from the coding sequence ATGGCTGAAGCCGAAAAAACTGTCCGTACGCTGACTGGCCGTGTTGTCAGCGACAAGATGGACAAAACCATCACCGTTCTGATCGAGCGTCGCGTTAAGCACCCGATCTACGGTAAATACGTTAAGCGTTCGACTAAGCTGCACGCGCACGACGAAACCAATCAGTGCCACATCGGCGACAAAGTCACTATTCGTGAAACTCGTCCGATGGCCAAGACCAAGTCTTGGGCACTGGTTGATGTTCTCGAACGCGCTGTGGAAGTCTAA
- the rplX gene encoding 50S ribosomal protein L24 produces the protein MQKIRRDDEIIVIAGKDKGKRGKVLKVLADNRLVVGGLNLVKRHTKPNPMSGVQGGIVEKEAPLHASNVAIFNGETNKADRVGFKVEDGKKIRVFKSTQKAVDA, from the coding sequence ATGCAAAAGATTCGTCGTGACGACGAGATCATCGTGATCGCCGGCAAAGACAAAGGTAAGCGCGGTAAGGTGCTGAAGGTTCTTGCTGACAACCGTCTGGTTGTTGGTGGTCTGAACCTGGTCAAGCGTCATACCAAGCCTAACCCGATGTCGGGCGTACAGGGCGGTATCGTCGAGAAAGAAGCGCCACTGCACGCTTCCAACGTCGCCATCTTCAACGGCGAAACCAACAAGGCTGACCGCGTTGGTTTCAAAGTAGAAGACGGTAAGAAAATTCGTGTCTTCAAGTCGACCCAAAAAGCGGTTGATGCTTGA
- the rpsH gene encoding 30S ribosomal protein S8, with product MSMQDPLADMLTRIRNAQMAEKSVVSMPSSTLKVAVAKVLKDEGYIADFQITTDAKPSLSIELKYFEGRPVIEEVKRVSRPGLRQYKSVEDLPKVRGGLGVSIVSTNKGVMTDRAARAAGVGGEVLCTVF from the coding sequence ATGAGTATGCAGGACCCGTTAGCGGACATGCTAACTCGAATCCGTAATGCCCAGATGGCTGAAAAGTCTGTCGTAAGCATGCCGTCTTCCACGCTGAAGGTGGCTGTAGCAAAAGTCCTGAAGGACGAAGGTTACATCGCGGATTTTCAGATCACCACCGACGCTAAGCCGTCGTTGTCCATCGAGCTGAAGTACTTCGAAGGCCGTCCGGTTATCGAAGAAGTGAAGCGCGTTAGTCGTCCAGGCCTGCGTCAGTACAAGTCCGTTGAAGATCTGCCGAAAGTTCGTGGCGGTCTTGGCGTGTCTATCGTCTCCACCAACAAAGGTGTGATGACGGATCGTGCTGCGCGCGCTGCCGGTGTCGGCGGCGAAGTTCTTTGCACTGTGTTCTAA
- the rplP gene encoding 50S ribosomal protein L16 — translation MLQPKRTKFRKQMTGHNRGLALRGSKVSFGEFALKSVARGRLTARQIESARRALTRHVKRGGKIWIRVFPDKPISKKPLEVRMGKGKGNVEYWVAQIQPGKVLYEIEGVSEELAREAFALAAAKLPLATSFVKRTVM, via the coding sequence ATGTTGCAACCAAAGCGTACGAAGTTCCGCAAGCAGATGACCGGCCACAACCGTGGTCTGGCACTGCGCGGTAGCAAAGTCAGCTTCGGCGAGTTCGCGCTGAAGTCTGTTGCTCGTGGTCGTCTCACCGCTCGTCAGATCGAGTCAGCGCGTCGTGCTCTGACCCGTCACGTAAAACGTGGCGGCAAGATCTGGATCCGTGTATTCCCGGACAAGCCGATCTCCAAAAAACCTCTCGAGGTTCGTATGGGTAAAGGTAAGGGTAACGTGGAGTACTGGGTTGCCCAGATTCAGCCAGGCAAAGTCCTGTATGAAATCGAGGGTGTTTCTGAAGAGCTGGCGCGTGAGGCTTTCGCCCTGGCTGCTGCAAAGCTGCCGCTCGCCACCTCCTTTGTTAAACGGACGGTGATGTGA
- the rpmC gene encoding 50S ribosomal protein L29 codes for MKANELREKSAQQLNEQLLGLLRDQFNLRMQKATGQLGQSHLLSQVKRDIARVKTVLNQQAGK; via the coding sequence ATGAAAGCGAATGAACTTCGTGAAAAATCCGCACAGCAGCTGAACGAGCAACTGCTCGGCTTGCTGCGCGACCAGTTCAATCTGCGCATGCAGAAAGCAACTGGCCAGTTGGGGCAGTCTCATCTGCTCTCGCAAGTTAAGCGTGACATCGCTCGCGTGAAGACTGTGCTCAACCAGCAGGCAGGTAAGTGA